The following coding sequences lie in one Chelonia mydas isolate rCheMyd1 chromosome 6, rCheMyd1.pri.v2, whole genome shotgun sequence genomic window:
- the HSD3B7 gene encoding 3 beta-hydroxysteroid dehydrogenase type 7 isoform X1 translates to MALQGGHSGGQPGTPESWEPRAEQGLMEWHRARQVYLVTGGCGFLGSHLVRMLVERSPNVAEVRVFDLQLDPALGQLGTEKVKVNLIRGDISSPTDVGAAVKGADVVIHAASLVDVWGRVPPEKITEVNVHGTKNVIDACIEHGTQYLIYTSSMEVVGPNTKGDPFYRGNEDSAYDALHEQPYPLSKARAERMVIEANGMPLGGGRWMVTCALRPTGIYGEKHPLMKEFYEKGLQTGRRLLRAVPVSTEHGRVYVGNVAWMHVLVAWQMQEAPAAIGGQVYFCYDASPYKSYEDFNMEILASCGFRLVGSQPVVPFWLLRCLALANSLIRWLLRPFFSYAPLLNPYTLAVASTTFTVQTDKAQRHFGYQPLYTWEESRARTVAWIQEVDAQREAGK, encoded by the exons ATGGCACTGCAGGGAGGACACAGCGGAGGGCAGCCgggaaccccggagtcctgggagcccagggccgagCAG GGCCTGATGGAGTGGCACCGGGCCCGACAGGTCTATCTGGTGACGGGCGGCTGCGGGTTTCTGGGCTCCCATCTGGTGCGGATGCTGGTGGAGCGGTCGCCCAACGTGGCCGAGGTGCGTGTCTTCGACCTGCAGCTGGAtccggccctggggcagctggggacaG AGAAGGTGAAGGTGAACCTGATCCGGGGGGACATCAGTAGCCCCACGGACGTTGGGGCTGCCGTGAAGGGGGCGGACGTGGTGATCCACGCAGCCAGCTTGGTGGATGTGTGGGGCAGGGTCCCGCCCGAGAAGATCACAGAGGTGAACGTTCACG gGACCAAGAATGTGATTGACGCCTGCATTGAGCATGGGACCCAGTATCTGATCTACACCAGCAGCATGGAGGTTGTGGGCCCCAACACCAAGGGGGATCCCTTCTACAG GGGGAATGAGGACTCGGCCTACGATGCCCTGCACGAGCAGCCGTACCCTCTGAGCAAGGCGCGGGCCGAGCGCATGGTCATTGAGGCCAATGGGATGCCT CTGGGGGGTGGTCGATGGATGGTAACCTGCGCCCTGCGCCCCACGGGGATCTATGGGGAGAAACACCCACTAATGAAGGAATTCTACGAGAAGGGGCTGCAGACGGGACGGAGGCTGCTCCGGGCCGTTCCCGTCAGCACCGAGCACGGCCGGGTCTACGTGG GCAACGTGGCCTGGATGCACGTGCTGGTGGCTTGGCAGATGCAGGAGGCCCCGGCGGCCATCGGGGGCCAGGTCTACTTCTGCTACGACGCCTCCCCCTACAAGAGCTACGAGGACTTTAACATGGAGATCCTGGCCTCCTGCGGCTTCCGCCTCGTGGGCTCCCAGCCCGTCGTGCCCTTCTGGCTCCTGCGCTGCCTGGCCTTGGCCAACAGCCTCATCCGGTGGCTTCTCCGGCCCTTCTTCTCCTACGCCCCCCTGCTCAACCCGTACACCCTGGCCGTGGCCAGCACCACCTTCACGGTGCAGACGGACAAGGCCCAGCGCCACTTCGGCTACCAGCCCCTCTACACCTGGGAGGAGAGCCGAGCCCGCACTGTGGCCTGGATCCAGGAGGTCGACGCCCAGAGAGAGGCGGGGAAGTAG
- the HSD3B7 gene encoding 3 beta-hydroxysteroid dehydrogenase type 7 isoform X2: MEWHRARQVYLVTGGCGFLGSHLVRMLVERSPNVAEVRVFDLQLDPALGQLGTEKVKVNLIRGDISSPTDVGAAVKGADVVIHAASLVDVWGRVPPEKITEVNVHGTKNVIDACIEHGTQYLIYTSSMEVVGPNTKGDPFYRGNEDSAYDALHEQPYPLSKARAERMVIEANGMPLGGGRWMVTCALRPTGIYGEKHPLMKEFYEKGLQTGRRLLRAVPVSTEHGRVYVGNVAWMHVLVAWQMQEAPAAIGGQVYFCYDASPYKSYEDFNMEILASCGFRLVGSQPVVPFWLLRCLALANSLIRWLLRPFFSYAPLLNPYTLAVASTTFTVQTDKAQRHFGYQPLYTWEESRARTVAWIQEVDAQREAGK; the protein is encoded by the exons ATGGAGTGGCACCGGGCCCGACAGGTCTATCTGGTGACGGGCGGCTGCGGGTTTCTGGGCTCCCATCTGGTGCGGATGCTGGTGGAGCGGTCGCCCAACGTGGCCGAGGTGCGTGTCTTCGACCTGCAGCTGGAtccggccctggggcagctggggacaG AGAAGGTGAAGGTGAACCTGATCCGGGGGGACATCAGTAGCCCCACGGACGTTGGGGCTGCCGTGAAGGGGGCGGACGTGGTGATCCACGCAGCCAGCTTGGTGGATGTGTGGGGCAGGGTCCCGCCCGAGAAGATCACAGAGGTGAACGTTCACG gGACCAAGAATGTGATTGACGCCTGCATTGAGCATGGGACCCAGTATCTGATCTACACCAGCAGCATGGAGGTTGTGGGCCCCAACACCAAGGGGGATCCCTTCTACAG GGGGAATGAGGACTCGGCCTACGATGCCCTGCACGAGCAGCCGTACCCTCTGAGCAAGGCGCGGGCCGAGCGCATGGTCATTGAGGCCAATGGGATGCCT CTGGGGGGTGGTCGATGGATGGTAACCTGCGCCCTGCGCCCCACGGGGATCTATGGGGAGAAACACCCACTAATGAAGGAATTCTACGAGAAGGGGCTGCAGACGGGACGGAGGCTGCTCCGGGCCGTTCCCGTCAGCACCGAGCACGGCCGGGTCTACGTGG GCAACGTGGCCTGGATGCACGTGCTGGTGGCTTGGCAGATGCAGGAGGCCCCGGCGGCCATCGGGGGCCAGGTCTACTTCTGCTACGACGCCTCCCCCTACAAGAGCTACGAGGACTTTAACATGGAGATCCTGGCCTCCTGCGGCTTCCGCCTCGTGGGCTCCCAGCCCGTCGTGCCCTTCTGGCTCCTGCGCTGCCTGGCCTTGGCCAACAGCCTCATCCGGTGGCTTCTCCGGCCCTTCTTCTCCTACGCCCCCCTGCTCAACCCGTACACCCTGGCCGTGGCCAGCACCACCTTCACGGTGCAGACGGACAAGGCCCAGCGCCACTTCGGCTACCAGCCCCTCTACACCTGGGAGGAGAGCCGAGCCCGCACTGTGGCCTGGATCCAGGAGGTCGACGCCCAGAGAGAGGCGGGGAAGTAG